The genome window CTGCGGCCTTATTTTTCCACTctgtataggtatatatatatattgcttGATTTATCTAATGCTTCATGAGACAGTGTAAAGTTGACAACATGTGTGAATTAAGGAGGGCCTTTAATCGAATGCAGTTAAATTTCCAACTAATATCAGATTTGTACACACGGCCACAGATCAAGCTTCCCAAAACCAGTATAAACAGGACTCATGCGTTGTTTATTATCGTAGACGACTCGGCGCCCGGCGAGGCCCTAGCAAGTTCCGTTTATTGGTACTGGTTTTGGGTAACTTGATCTGAAACTGTGTGTACTTTTGCcacttacttattatattttgtcatttCAGACAAGAAAATACAACAACGCTGGCGAACAGCAAGGGACACTTACCAGAAAGACAAGATATCTGAAAAAAATCAGCCATCCGGCTCTGGgagtaagaagaagaagaagaaatattCTTACTATGACATTTTGACTTTCTTAGACAGTACAACGGAAACTGCTGGAGAAGAGTCACTCTGTGAAGAAATGTCTGAACAAAGTAATTTAGAAACACCTAATGAGTCCACGCAACCAGATACTTCACGTCAAGAAAGTTCTCACCCAacatcaaaacaaaaacaagtaAAATCTAAAAAGCAAGCACCATCTGAATTTGAGGCACAGTTATTAGAATGCTTAAAGTCTAATCAACAGGAGCTAGAAAGTGAGGATTTGGCTTTCTTTCAGTCTCTGCAGCCTTCATTAAAAAGATTCACTAGATATCAAAAACTAATGTTCAGAACAAAAGTGTTAAATATAGTTATGGAAATGGAAAGTCAAACACAACCTGCATACTACAGTCCCATACCTACAACAAGTTCTAGTGCTTTTACTGAGCTTGACAGTTTGTCACCGATAAATCAAGATTACCAAACCAATAGTATAATCCAGGATACTTCGAGTCTTAACGACAATGCTTTTAGTTCTGCTGCAGTGAATGACAATGAAACTCTTATTTCGACTGAAAGCGGCCTGTTTAATATCACGTCTTATGACGTAATTTATACCCCAGCAACAACATCATCTACAGGCGAAAGTAATGTCAACGCTCAGGATACAAATTTACAAAGAAATGAATGatgtaaaatttgattttttaatttatgaataaaactctttttattaaaatgagtACGATTAACTTTTTTTCTCCAGTTTCTCTCTAATTGTTTGTTTAGTCATATGAGTGCGGTTGTACACACGGCACAGATCAAGTTACTCAAATCCAGTATAAGCGGGACTCCGACGGGTTACCTAAGTATGATAATACGCAAGGCGCGAGTTCCATTTATGCTGGTTTTGGGTAACTTGATCTGTGGCCATGTGTACTTTATCAGATAAAAAAAAGGATTGTGTATGTAGGTTGAACGTACCAATCCCAAACCAATTAAGGACttttttttgactttaaattacTGTCATGTGCAAACCTATAActtttatctatattataataagtagcgTGTGATGAAAGGTAGGAATGATTCCACTTTAATGGCGACATTTTATGAGTGAAATAATCTTATTTAATGAAATTTCAACATGAAATTGAATGAAATTATGAACAATGAAATTTCAGAGTACatgacaaatttttttttgcacatGTAAATTTACACATGACAGTAATTTGAAGTCAAAAAACGTTTATCCTACCTGTTCAAATCCCTTTCCACTAAATCATAgcaggaaattaaatatttaaaatttaaaacttaccTTAATGTAATAGCGAGCCTCTCAATCGGTTGTATTGTAATCCTTCGTAAACTGCTTTTTTGTAGCTTATTCTCAATTTTACACAACAGTTCATCAAAAGAACGAATGGACATTCgaaagtaatttttaaatttacgttcattattttgtagttttccaAAGCGTGTAACAAACGCCCCAGCAAGAAGCCTATTTTCAAGAAAGGGATCAACATGTACTCTTGTCTTCTTGTTTCGTCGTTTGTAAAGTATGTAAGCGACACATATTCTTCTGACATTGATCATTTTTGAACACGTCTATACCGTTACGCAGCCCGTAGAAAACTGAAACTCATGCTGCGTATGATCCGCAGCGTGAAATTTTACGCATGCGGTCCAATCCCGCGTGCGTGAGCAAATCCGCGTGACACTAAAAGCGCCCTTACTGATTATCGAGGATAGCTATCTGTCCGTAATCTTTGATAGGTTATTGAAAACCGCCGTAAGTGTCGTCACCGCGCAGTCCAAACCGTTGTCCGTCCCTCGCTAAAATATAGTGTCGTCATTCTACCCGGCCTCCCCGGAAAGTGTCTCGAGTTTTCCGGCTCCTAAAGCCACCACCGCCGGTGTAAATAGTATTACTTAGTGGGAATTCAATGTAAGTAGCTCGTGAGAAATAAGAGATTAAAGATCAGTGTGTCAGTGTGCAATTCCTGTTTTATCCCATCTCCCTGGTTAGCGTAGGTCCTGTAGGACAGAAACTCCACGTAGCCCAGGAAGGCCTGGCTGCGTGGGGATTGTGCAAGGCGGCCAAGGTTCGAGCCCTTGGCCCAGCTTCTCTCACAAAGTTTTGAAATCATATTGATGATTTACGCGCGGTTTTTGAACGGCTGAGATTATTTAAGTTGcgcgtataagataaatggttagagttgctatttatttcttgaaattgctactaaactttagattttgcttaagaattaattctaaaccatagacattttatttgtaaacaggcACGTCAAagtgatagacaaaatactacagacgtgacagaacaattaacagattataaatggcaagTCTACGGTACTTACATGGCAAAACTGTATAaagattttgtaatattttagaaataaagaaattgtagatttaaatagagtatttATGTAGAGTAAAGTATGATACACTTTAAAGTGTATTTGACTCTGTtgtcttttaattattttggactggtatcattatacttatggaaagggtagccaaagggctataaatggctctgctttgaagATAGAGACGATTAATTTTTCCTATTTATAAGAAGAAGCTGTGAAATACCTagaggtacgaatattgttgattttatatttctattgttatactatgtatgtagaGGGGGTAAGGTAGTACACTTCCACCTTAGCGCTCCAAcagtcaacctcacctgcccgtGGTGCCCCCTGCTGATTAACGAACGAGGCTCTGACGACCGACAAATGGCGGTATAACCATTTCCAAGTAGCTAGACTTGACCAAATGACACAGCCTGGTGTCGGGCAGCAGCAACACCAGCGAAAGCAAGTCTAGGACTGCGATGGTCAACACGCCTGCCCAACGTGGTCATTATGGGCATATTCTCCCCATGAGTAGCGACAATACACAATGGCCCCCAGTCCCCGGCAGCCCTACTATTCCCGTCCACGGTAGCGGACGCGGTCACGGTAGAGCAGGGGGTGCGAAGAATCACCGGGTTTCGGACAGCTACCACAAAAAGCGAATTTATTTGCCTACGTACAACACCCGGACATTGAGATCGGACGAACACCTCGCGGAAATTGAAGTGGAGCTGAGCAATATTAACTGGCACATTCTAGGACTATCGGAAGTCCGAAGAGAGAGGGAGGACACGATTACCCTAGAGTCGGGTAATATGCTCTACTATCGACAAGGCGATCAGGCATCCCAAGGCGGTGTTGGATTTCTGGTCAATAAGGTCCTTATTAATAACATAGTTGAGATCAGTAGTGTGTCGACGAGGGtggcatataatattatactcaaGCTGAACCAGAGGTACTCTCTGAAGATTGTACAAGCCTATGCACCCACGTCGGCATACTCCGACGAAGAAGTGAAGGCCTTCTATGAGGACATCTCGATGGCCATGGATAGAACAACTAAGACCCACTTCGTCGTAATTATGGGAGACTTCAACTCTAAGGTGGAAGTACAAGAAGACGGCGAATCAAAAATGGGACCATATGGTTTTGGCACCAGAAACCACAGGGGCCAAATGCTAGTCCACTTCCTAGAGCGGAAAGGACTATTCTTAATGAACTCGTTCTTTAAGAAGAAGCCCTCTAGAAAGTGGACATGGCATAGCCCGGACAATGTGACTCGGAACGAGATTGACTTCATCATGACGGATCGTAGATACATATGTGAAGATGTCTCAGTGATCAATAGGTTCAATACGGGCAGTGATCACAGACTTGTTAGAGGCATCTTGCGTATGGATCTGCAATTAGAAAGAAACCGTCTGATGAAGTCGGCTCTCAGGCCAAAGCCGTCTCAAAACTTCAGCTCAGATAAGTTTCAATTAGAGCTCAAAAACAGGTTCGAACTGCTGGACACTACCTTAGACATTGACCAGAAATTGACACAGTTCGTTAATGTCGTTCGTGAAGTGGGCCGCAAATACTGTCGTCATGAGCACAAAAAGGTATCTAAGATCTCCAAAGATACCCTGGAATTAATGGAGAAGAGACGAGAGACCCCCTCGGCGTCACCTGAGTGGCATAATCTAAACAAGCGTGTTAAGAAAGGAATACGATTTGACCTCCGGCGCTACAACACTTGCAATATTCAAAATACAATCGAACGGAACCGAGGATCAAAGGTGTTTACTAAACGACTTGAGAGGAGCCACTTGACAAAGCTGAGGACGCCTGACGGAAAGACTGTCACTTCAACACCAGAGGTGTTGAAGGAGATCGAACGATTTTATGAACAGCTGTACTCTTCTCAGGCTCCTAAAACGGCTCAAAGCACGAACGACAAACGAGCGACCTTGACACGCCACTACACCGAGGATATTCCAGAAATTGACATTGGCGAGATGCGAATAGCCCTCAAACAACTCAGTAACAACAAGGCGCCGGGTGATGACGGCATTACATCAGAACTCCTACGTGCGGGAGGTACTCCTGTACTGACAGAGCTTAAGGAGCTGTTTAATGACGTCATCATGAACGGAACAACGCCGAAAGCATGGAGCAAGAGTGTAGTAAtccttttctttaaaaaaggagATAAGGAGCTATTAAAGAACTACCGGCCCATCTCACTCTTGAGCCATGTTTATAAGTTGTTTTCGAGGGTTCTTACAAATCGCCTCGCCCGAAGACTTGATGAGTTCCAACCTCCGGAACAGGCTGGGTTTCGAAAAGGGTACAATACCGTAGACCACATACACACCTTAAGGCAGATTATACAGAAGACAGAAGAATATAATCTCCCACTCTGTCTTGCCTTTGTGGACTACGAGAAAGCCTTCGACTCTATCGAAACTTGGGCTGTTCTGGAATCATTGCAAAGATGCCAGGTCAATTGGCGGTATATTGAGGTGTTGAGATGTATTTATAACTTTGCGTCAATGACCGTCCAAATCCAGTCTCAGCAGACAAAACCTATCAGCTTGCGAAGGGGCGTTAGACAGGGGGATGTAGTATCTCCAAAACTGTTTAACAGTGCACTGGAAGACCTCTTCAAAACGCTGGACTGGAAAGGACGAGGATTTAATATAAATGGCGAGTACATCTCACATCTACGATTCGCTGATGACGTGGTTATTCTAGCAGAAACTCCGCAAGATCTCGAGGAGATGCTGAGTAACCTAAGCCACTCTTCCAGACGTGTCGGTCTCGGGATAAACTTGGACAAAACAAAGATAATGTTCAATCAACACGTTGTCCCGTCACCGATGAGCGTCGAAAATGTTGGCATCGAAATTGTTTCACAATACAATTACCTTGGCCAAACAATTCAATTAGGCAGAAGCAATTTCGACGAGGAAGCCAACAGAAGAATTCGGCTAGGTTGGGCAGCTTTTGGgaaattgagtcaagtcttctcatcgtcaattcctcagtgcctcaagacgaaaatctttaaccagtgtgttcttcccgtcctcacctatggtgctgaaacgtggacactaacaaacggccttgtccacaaattcaaagtcgctcagcgagctatggagagggctatgttaggagtttccttgagggacaggatcagaaacgaggagatccgcaggagaaccaaggtcactgacatagcccaaactattagcaagctgaagtggcagtgggcaggtcatgcctgtcgtagaggcgatggccgttggagccggaaagtccttgagtggagaccgcgtttaagcaagcgtagtgtgggacgccctccagcacgatggaccgacgatataaagaggctggcgggaagtggctggatgagaaaggctgaggaccgggtgtggtggcgctctttagggaaggcctatgtccaacagtggacgtccacaggctgatgatgatgatgatgatgatgatgactatgtatgttgtttaatgtgtaatttgttattcaactggtattcctttgtaatagtttatgctaataccctatgtgggttggatatgttatggtaatacctaccatagttgtatatatttttcaataattgtggatagacaccgccgagtttttcttgccagttcttttgTCTCGGTAAAAGATGCTtttttacgaactggcggtagatttttcttacaggaaataataaattatttaatgataaagcaataagtaatggtaaagataaactttgatttggagggagtttttccctgaataaaacagtttatttccttatacaatcttttattttgtctcctacctacaaccacgccctagcttattgataacgaactaaggtctagactctcagtaggttgattcctgactctattgtctctatatgCTGCTGCTAATCTAGCTCGCGCTAACAGAGAAAAGTCTGTCTTTGCACGTGATGAGGTTGTGGCGACTGCTTCCATTTCTGAACGCAGCCGTCACGCAGCTAACTGACAGTTGACGTAACGCTTGGCGCGTTATTGTGTGACATTAGACTTCACAATACATGTATATTATAACAATTCCGTTTATTGTCAGATCCTTGTAATGTTTTAAATATCTCAGTGTTAATCCTATGTAATTTGACCTGAATTATAATCACATGAAAACAATCGGCAGTGTTTGATTTGGGCCCTTCACCTGGGGCCCTCCGCCAAAAGGTTAAATACTTTGGTCATTAACTGTAACATATGTGTGTGAAACTTGTGGCCTGGAGCTCAAAACTATGACGAGGCTCAAAACGCACATGTACCTCGGCTACGGATAAAGCCCGAATTTTGTCGGGTCACTGGCTACACGCTCTGCCATCTCATAGCTTGGGGACGATTCTCGACCAGACAGCGCTTCGTGTGGCCGTTTGCCTACGCTTGGGAATCAAGGTATGTGAGCCTCATTATTGCCCTTGCGGCAGCCACGTGGATCGGTTTAGTCACCATGGACTCAGTTGTATTCGGAGTGCAGGCCGCTTATATCGACATGGTGCTATTAATGATATAGTCCGTCGCGCTCTGGCCACTGCCTCCATCCCAGCTCAGCTAGAACCTTCCGGCTTGTTCAGGGATGACGGCAAGAGGCCAGATGGGATGACTATAGTACCATGGTCGAAGGGGCGTGCGCTGGTGTGGGATGCGGCCTGCGTCGACACGTTGGCAGCGTCCCATTTATCGGGCACGTGCCAAAGAGCGGCTGCAGCAGCCGAGTCAGCTCAAGAGCTTAAGCGCCgtaaatactcagtcattagtaaggactatgtatttgcggcgcttgcgtttgagactctgggcccatggtcatcggacacgaaagcttttataaacgtcgtgtcgcaaaagctgatccacgcgtctggtgacccaagagctggtgcttatttcgctcaacggttgagccttgccgttcagcgaggtaatagcgccagtgtttagggcacaatgcccataaatgaccatttggacggcgtatattttttgtaaatataaatattttttttagtgataaattTTTCTGCatgttttatagactagagatagaTTTTATTCTTAATTATATAATTCATGTACATTGTAAAATAAAAGCGTCTTTGGTCATGGCATTACCCAAGATGGTATTTCTCTGGACAATGACAAGGTCCGTGCAGTCCTAGAAATGAAGCCATCGTCGTCTTTGAAGCACCTTCGCACTTTCATTCAAACTTGCTCCTGCTGGTTCCGCAAGTTAACCCCAAATTTTTCAGCTGATGCAGAACCTTTAACGCGTTTGTTGAAGAAAAATCAACCTTGGAATTGGAGCTCAGACCAAGCTCGCGCATTCGACGAGTTAAAGAAACGTCTTTCGTCTGCACCTATTTTCGTCCAGGCGGATTAAAATAAACCTTTTGTTTTAAGAACCGATTTTAGTACTTACCAGCTAGTGAATTGCACCCAGAACTGTCAATCCACACAGAAGCTGAGGTGGGGACGTCCACGTCAGCAATCCAAAATCCTTCCCAGGCATCTACACACAGAAGAACAAGGCCCCATCGACGTCCCCGCCCACTACAGTTCATAGCCACTTAGTGGCTAGCCTTAATGAGAACAGTAGATTATTAAGAGAAGCCAAAGGTACT of Maniola hyperantus chromosome 26, iAphHyp1.2, whole genome shotgun sequence contains these proteins:
- the LOC138404185 gene encoding myb-like protein X — translated: MKIDTERVIIEVHLRPVLWDKRNELYKNRDAREAAWRDILKELAPNYENLSEEERKEADKKIQQRWRTARDTYQKDKISEKNQPSGSGSKKKKKKYSYYDILTFLDSTTETAGEESLCEEMSEQSNLETPNESTQPDTSRQESSHPTSKQKQVKSKKQAPSEFEAQLLECLKSNQQELESEDLAFFQSLQPSLKRFTRYQKLMFRTKVLNIVMEMESQTQPAYYSPIPTTSSSAFTELDSLSPINQDYQTNSIIQDTSSLNDNAFSSAAVNDNETLISTESGLFNITSYDVIYTPATTSSTGESNVNAQDTNLQRNE